From one Nitrososphaerota archaeon genomic stretch:
- a CDS encoding radical SAM protein, which produces MSEQVRKVASALTDNSSIADVFEKALQGERLTLSDGTLLMKSEEDADIHAIGAVADTVRRKNSGDTVTFAASYNLSYSNICVAKCPICAFYVPYRRGGTKDPRAYTLTVDQALDQLKEAIHLGATEIHTVGGLNPDLSLEYYESLISAIKKTSSSVTVKALTLAEIHFIAKITGNSVHEVLSRLKAAGLDATTGGGAEIFDEKVRAKISSKPKCSSEDWLRVAEEAHKLGIPGNSTMLYGHVEQPEHRVDHILKLRDLQDRVPGFLSFIPLKYSPEKTALLNSGDVKGSTSPMDDLKVIAVSRLLLASSINNISVYWVSLGKHVAQTALMYGGNDLVGTAFSEKVFNATGLDGATTGEELAKLITAIGRTPAERNTFYDIVRYL; this is translated from the coding sequence GTGAGCGAGCAAGTGAGAAAGGTGGCCAGTGCCCTGACAGATAACTCCTCAATAGCGGATGTTTTTGAAAAGGCACTGCAAGGCGAACGACTCACCTTATCTGACGGTACCTTATTGATGAAGAGTGAAGAAGACGCCGATATTCATGCGATAGGTGCAGTAGCCGACACCGTCAGGCGGAAGAATAGCGGTGACACAGTAACCTTTGCCGCAAGCTACAATCTGAGTTACTCCAACATCTGCGTGGCAAAGTGCCCGATCTGCGCATTCTACGTACCGTACAGGCGGGGTGGAACCAAGGATCCACGAGCGTACACGTTAACAGTTGATCAAGCACTTGACCAGCTTAAGGAGGCTATTCACCTCGGAGCAACTGAGATTCACACAGTTGGGGGGCTTAACCCGGATCTTTCTCTTGAATATTACGAGTCATTGATCAGCGCGATTAAGAAGACAAGCTCAAGTGTAACAGTAAAAGCTCTCACATTAGCTGAGATACACTTCATAGCGAAAATAACCGGAAACAGTGTGCATGAAGTGTTGAGCCGACTGAAGGCCGCCGGGCTCGACGCTACCACTGGTGGTGGCGCAGAAATCTTCGATGAAAAAGTGAGGGCAAAGATAAGCAGTAAACCCAAATGTTCCAGCGAAGATTGGCTTCGCGTTGCAGAAGAAGCCCATAAGCTCGGTATACCCGGGAATTCTACAATGCTCTACGGTCATGTGGAACAGCCTGAGCATCGTGTTGATCACATTTTGAAGCTAAGAGATCTTCAGGATAGGGTTCCTGGTTTTCTCTCATTCATACCTTTGAAGTATAGTCCTGAAAAAACGGCGCTTCTGAATTCGGGAGACGTTAAAGGATCAACCTCACCTATGGATGATTTGAAGGTTATCGCGGTATCAAGACTGCTTCTGGCTTCAAGCATTAACAACATTTCAGTTTACTGGGTTTCTCTTGGAAAACATGTGGCTCAAACAGCACTCATGTACGGCGGTAACGATCTTGTTGGAACCGCCTTCAGTGAGAAGGTGTTCAACGCAACTGGTCTAGACGGCGCCACTACAGGAGAGGAACTAGCCAAATTAATTACCGCGATAGGGCGGACACCAGCTGAAAGAAACACGTTTTACGATATTGTTAGATACTTGTAA
- a CDS encoding ABC transporter substrate-binding protein, whose product MKVRVGHSPDPDDAFMFYGFSSGAVKLKGYEFIEVVEDIESLNKRAMKGELEVTAVSANAYAFTGNKYYILSSGSSMGFGYGPMVVARKHLSREELKRKTIAIPGKNTTAYLLLQLVLGKVKVVEMSFEKIIGAVARGEVDAGLLIHEGQLTYASSNLENVLDIASWWNKESGNLPLPLGLDATRRDLGREFAKKFSDLLRDSINYGLAEKEKSMNYAAKFARGVSMDIVEKFTLMYVNDLTLDMGSKGQAALEFLYQQAAEKGIIPDIPDLEII is encoded by the coding sequence ATGAAGGTTCGTGTTGGTCATAGTCCTGATCCTGATGACGCGTTCATGTTTTACGGTTTCAGCAGCGGAGCTGTGAAGCTCAAAGGTTACGAGTTTATTGAAGTTGTTGAAGACATAGAGTCCTTGAACAAGAGGGCTATGAAGGGTGAGCTTGAGGTCACCGCAGTATCAGCTAACGCTTACGCCTTCACCGGCAACAAGTACTACATTCTTAGCTCCGGTTCAAGCATGGGGTTCGGTTACGGCCCCATGGTTGTGGCTCGCAAACACCTTAGCCGTGAAGAGTTGAAGCGAAAGACTATCGCTATCCCGGGTAAAAACACTACTGCGTACCTTCTTCTGCAGCTGGTGCTCGGCAAGGTTAAGGTTGTTGAAATGAGTTTTGAGAAGATAATTGGTGCAGTAGCGAGAGGTGAGGTGGACGCAGGGTTGCTGATACATGAGGGGCAGTTAACATACGCTTCGTCAAACCTTGAAAATGTTCTGGACATTGCGTCTTGGTGGAACAAGGAAAGCGGCAATCTACCTCTTCCACTCGGGTTGGATGCGACCAGAAGGGATCTCGGCAGAGAATTCGCGAAAAAGTTCAGCGATCTCCTGAGAGACTCGATTAATTACGGGCTGGCTGAGAAGGAAAAATCCATGAATTATGCGGCGAAATTCGCGCGGGGCGTATCTATGGATATCGTTGAGAAGTTCACCCTAATGTACGTCAACGATTTAACTTTGGATATGGGTAGCAAAGGCCAGGCTGCTTTAGAGTTCCTGTATCAGCAGGCAGCGGAAAAAGGAATAATTCCAGATATCCCAGACCTCGAAATTATCTAA
- a CDS encoding menaquinone biosynthesis protein yields the protein MLRIGRISFIHNDPAFYYLEKNTPDDVKIISATPRELLNLLLQDHIDFAPISSVSLAAAGSEELVAVPAMSVHSKGPILSAGVVSSRTPKHQRDSIRSGDRISVTEYTETSARMLEAILRARKIEEVTFLKSNYTKSNDLLSEAPLALLIGDEALKTCTGNEEAVMIFDIGEEWWRTMGKPAVFAVSAMRRKWVDENPKETNRILNLVRTSVQYGYSNLDEIIRETASRSDLPKELIAKYFRCVRLDYSADVQASLYNMFKTLEGDYAPIQFLSPYFRQASTS from the coding sequence TTGCTTAGAATAGGGCGAATCTCCTTCATCCATAATGATCCCGCCTTCTATTACCTGGAAAAGAATACGCCTGATGACGTTAAGATTATATCCGCGACACCACGAGAACTCCTTAATCTCCTACTGCAAGACCATATCGACTTTGCTCCAATTTCATCTGTAAGCCTCGCAGCTGCAGGAAGCGAAGAACTCGTAGCGGTTCCTGCGATGTCAGTGCACAGCAAAGGACCTATCCTAAGCGCAGGCGTGGTCTCCAGCAGAACTCCAAAACACCAGCGGGATTCTATTAGAAGCGGTGATCGCATATCGGTAACAGAATACACCGAGACATCAGCAAGGATGCTTGAGGCCATATTAAGGGCGAGAAAGATAGAGGAAGTTACTTTCCTTAAGTCGAATTACACCAAGTCTAACGATTTACTGTCCGAAGCACCCTTGGCGCTCTTAATTGGCGACGAGGCCCTAAAGACATGCACGGGTAACGAAGAGGCGGTTATGATCTTTGACATAGGTGAGGAGTGGTGGCGAACCATGGGGAAACCCGCTGTGTTCGCAGTCTCAGCAATGCGGAGGAAATGGGTCGATGAGAATCCTAAAGAAACCAATCGTATCTTGAACTTAGTCAGAACGTCGGTGCAGTACGGATATTCAAATCTTGATGAGATTATCCGTGAAACCGCTAGCCGTTCAGATCTCCCGAAGGAGTTGATTGCAAAGTACTTCCGATGCGTGAGACTGGATTACAGCGCAGATGTTCAAGCCAGCCTCTACAATATGTTTAAGACCCTAGAGGGCGACTACGCACCCATACAATTTCTAAGCCCGTACTTCAGGCAGGCTAGCACCAGCTAA
- a CDS encoding BtrH N-terminal domain-containing protein: MLAWRDRRYVDHLLSVVGGMASFAYLKFKRAKPPNMVFWGANTKYFVQNLEILIGFKQVILEGRSSTNTLSRLKEFINQGSPVVAGALDMYYLQYYPKIYGSQHIPIHYLLVVGYDDEKRVFYVHDCGRSNVETVSYEDLQKALDVKVPGMSKKNTLRVFEIPSYIPSELEVATTGFRFKANQMLHPPVSMFGIPAMRKLSKEILDWSDKASFDHMAMFATCPPHGSQELRE; this comes from the coding sequence ATCCTTGCTTGGAGGGATAGAAGGTACGTTGACCATCTGCTGTCCGTGGTCGGAGGAATGGCAAGCTTCGCTTACCTGAAGTTCAAGCGGGCCAAGCCGCCCAACATGGTCTTCTGGGGCGCAAATACAAAATACTTCGTTCAGAATCTGGAGATATTAATCGGGTTCAAACAGGTTATCCTGGAGGGTCGAAGCTCCACAAACACACTCTCAAGACTCAAGGAGTTCATCAATCAAGGTTCTCCAGTCGTGGCGGGAGCTCTGGATATGTATTACCTGCAGTACTATCCAAAGATATACGGCAGCCAGCATATTCCTATTCACTATCTCCTTGTAGTAGGGTACGACGACGAAAAGCGGGTGTTCTATGTCCACGACTGTGGAAGAAGTAACGTAGAGACGGTTTCTTACGAAGATTTGCAGAAGGCGCTTGATGTTAAGGTACCTGGCATGAGTAAGAAGAACACCCTCAGAGTTTTCGAGATCCCGAGTTACATTCCTTCCGAGTTGGAGGTCGCCACCACCGGCTTTCGCTTCAAAGCGAACCAGATGCTTCACCCTCCTGTGAGCATGTTCGGAATACCTGCGATGAGAAAACTTTCGAAGGAAATTCTAGACTGGAGCGATAAGGCAAGCTTCGACCATATGGCAATGTTTGCCACCTGTCCCCCCCACGGTTCCCAAGAGCTTCGAGAATAG
- a CDS encoding glycosyl hydrolase 53 family protein, with translation MKRRTAFVIALVIIAVSIVVVGGIFLTSLTQSNSPTTTTTPSFQKGVTLSPQSFQQSNFTDFFTKAKQAGSIVSWVGDWNELGDVNGGSRVVAELASTYGYTPVVETQFFTQSTGRLLRPLDDATKQSYKSGAVAFAEKYRPKYLALGVEPDMLYEKSPADFDQFAKFYSEVYDAVKAVSPNTKVFTIFQLEQIKGLKGGLFGGVNDPSKAQWQLLDRFPKNDLIAFTTYPGFIYKNPSDIPADYYTEIKSHTSKPVMFTEIGWHSAPSPSGWESSETKQAEFINRFYNLTKNLNKETVIWAFMYDQKTIAPFNSMGLLYNNGTAKLAWNAWLGSN, from the coding sequence ATGAAGCGCAGAACGGCGTTTGTGATAGCTCTTGTGATTATCGCCGTATCTATAGTGGTTGTCGGCGGCATTTTCCTTACCTCATTAACTCAAAGTAACTCGCCAACGACGACAACTACGCCAAGTTTTCAGAAAGGTGTAACACTCTCTCCGCAGAGTTTCCAGCAGAGCAACTTCACTGATTTCTTTACGAAGGCAAAACAAGCTGGCAGCATCGTGAGCTGGGTGGGAGATTGGAACGAACTTGGTGATGTGAATGGTGGTTCTAGAGTTGTGGCTGAGCTTGCGTCAACCTATGGTTATACTCCTGTGGTTGAGACGCAGTTTTTTACACAATCGACTGGGCGGCTCCTGAGACCCTTGGATGACGCAACGAAGCAGAGCTACAAGAGCGGTGCAGTCGCGTTCGCTGAAAAATACAGGCCGAAGTACCTTGCCTTGGGAGTTGAACCGGACATGCTGTATGAAAAGTCTCCGGCTGATTTCGACCAATTCGCCAAATTCTACAGTGAAGTGTACGATGCTGTAAAGGCTGTGTCGCCGAACACAAAGGTATTTACAATATTCCAGCTGGAACAAATTAAAGGGTTGAAAGGTGGATTATTCGGAGGAGTCAACGATCCCAGCAAGGCCCAGTGGCAGCTGCTAGACCGTTTTCCCAAGAACGACCTCATCGCCTTCACAACCTACCCAGGCTTCATCTACAAGAATCCCTCAGACATTCCTGCGGACTACTATACCGAGATAAAGTCCCACACATCAAAGCCTGTCATGTTCACGGAAATCGGCTGGCATAGCGCTCCAAGCCCCTCGGGCTGGGAAAGCAGCGAGACCAAGCAGGCCGAGTTCATCAACAGGTTCTATAATCTAACGAAAAATCTGAACAAAGAAACAGTCATCTGGGCCTTCATGTACGACCAGAAAACAATCGCGCCTTTCAACAGCATGGGACTGCTTTACAATAACGGAACCGCTAAGCTCGCATGGAACGCATGGCTTGGTTCTAATTAA
- a CDS encoding CofH family radical SAM protein, protein MLAHPCHRRRIEGINTLGIYDLLVAGSIAMRLSSREKESRIATLTRDNEKPDVINAFEKIAAGEKLHLSDVESLMGTNNLHLLGLFADKMREKVVGRTVTYIPNIILNYTNRCIVKCRFCAFYRELGSSEGYALTVDQAADRVIEAWTRLRIRQALIQGGVNPEYGVEYFEELFRAIKTRTNGEVAINGLSTSEIEYIAKKERMSVKELLSRLREAGIDSLPGAGAEILVDRVRRSVGRGLSTAEGWLRTMEEAHKLGIPTSATMVYGLGETAEERAQHLLLIRDLQERTGGFKSFTAWNFEQGNTRLGREGVITAAGPSAAEHLKITALARIVFGESLRNIQSSWLTNGVSLAQLSLCFGANDWGGTLYDEEVIPATGKNVGNLAPRIIVESVKQIRRPVAERDNSYNIVRYVG, encoded by the coding sequence TTGCTCGCTCACCCTTGCCATCGACGACGAATCGAAGGGATAAATACGCTAGGTATATACGATTTACTTGTAGCTGGTAGCATCGCGATGCGATTGTCCAGCCGGGAGAAGGAGTCCAGAATCGCCACCCTCACGCGCGATAACGAGAAACCTGATGTAATAAACGCATTCGAGAAGATTGCAGCCGGCGAGAAGCTGCATCTCAGCGATGTTGAATCGTTGATGGGCACCAACAACCTGCATCTTCTAGGCTTGTTTGCGGACAAAATGCGGGAGAAAGTAGTCGGAAGAACGGTTACGTATATCCCCAATATTATTCTGAATTACACGAACCGCTGCATTGTCAAGTGTCGTTTCTGCGCTTTTTACAGGGAGTTGGGAAGCAGCGAAGGATACGCGTTAACGGTTGATCAAGCCGCTGATAGAGTAATCGAAGCTTGGACAAGGCTTAGGATTAGGCAGGCGCTTATTCAGGGTGGAGTCAACCCCGAGTATGGTGTCGAGTATTTTGAGGAGTTGTTCAGGGCGATAAAGACACGAACCAACGGGGAGGTGGCTATCAACGGGTTAAGCACCTCTGAAATAGAGTACATCGCTAAGAAGGAGAGGATGAGCGTGAAGGAGCTGCTTTCTAGGCTGCGGGAAGCAGGAATTGACTCGCTACCGGGGGCAGGCGCCGAGATACTTGTCGATAGAGTTCGAAGGTCTGTTGGCAGAGGCCTCTCAACAGCAGAGGGCTGGTTAAGGACAATGGAAGAGGCTCATAAGCTCGGTATCCCCACGTCCGCAACAATGGTGTACGGTTTGGGTGAGACTGCTGAAGAGCGGGCTCAGCATCTTCTGTTGATAAGGGATCTTCAGGAGCGAACAGGCGGCTTCAAGTCTTTTACTGCATGGAACTTTGAGCAGGGAAACACGAGACTTGGCCGTGAGGGGGTGATTACAGCAGCCGGGCCATCGGCTGCAGAGCATCTGAAGATCACGGCGCTAGCAAGAATAGTCTTTGGGGAAAGCCTTAGGAATATTCAGTCATCATGGCTCACTAACGGTGTTTCACTAGCGCAGCTCTCGTTGTGCTTCGGAGCTAATGACTGGGGCGGAACACTATATGATGAGGAGGTTATTCCGGCAACAGGGAAGAATGTCGGAAACTTGGCTCCGCGGATCATTGTCGAATCTGTCAAGCAGATCCGTAGACCAGTTGCAGAACGCGACAACTCATACAATATTGTCAGATATGTTGGGTAA